A section of the Pedobacter sp. HDW13 genome encodes:
- a CDS encoding N-acetylmuramoyl-L-alanine amidase, with protein MVLASCTTSKYAATEKIYKDKAKGFAEIIGTVPPTGQLYDSLNATNQQWIGSVNFGIRKPNFVVIHHTAQDSLAQTVKTFFSTKAGTSAHYVVSRDGKVVHMVNDYLRANHAGISKWGKDTDLNSSSIGIELDNNGLTDPWPDAQINSLLKLLATLKKTYGIPTANFIGHADIAPKRKNDPKNFPWKKLADKGFGYWYDDVLKNPPTDFNTEMALKYIGYDTSNLPAAITAFKIHFIQTDITSTLTPVDILVLYNVYTKY; from the coding sequence ATGGTTTTAGCCTCATGTACCACGAGCAAGTATGCGGCAACCGAAAAAATTTATAAGGACAAAGCAAAAGGTTTTGCAGAAATTATTGGCACTGTACCTCCAACAGGGCAACTTTATGATTCATTAAATGCAACAAACCAACAGTGGATTGGTTCTGTAAATTTTGGGATACGTAAACCCAATTTTGTAGTGATACACCATACCGCGCAAGATAGCCTGGCACAAACAGTTAAAACCTTTTTTTCAACAAAAGCCGGCACCAGTGCGCACTATGTTGTTAGCCGCGATGGCAAAGTAGTACACATGGTAAACGATTATTTGCGTGCCAACCATGCCGGTATAAGCAAATGGGGCAAAGATACCGATCTGAATTCTTCTTCTATTGGTATCGAACTGGATAATAATGGTTTAACCGATCCATGGCCCGATGCACAAATTAACAGCCTCCTTAAACTATTGGCTACTTTAAAGAAAACTTACGGTATCCCGACTGCCAATTTTATTGGTCATGCCGATATTGCGCCAAAGCGTAAAAATGATCCTAAAAACTTCCCCTGGAAAAAACTGGCCGATAAGGGCTTTGGCTACTGGTACGATGATGTGTTGAAAAACCCACCTACCGATTTTAATACCGAAATGGCTTTAAAATATATCGGTTATGATACCAGCAACCTGCCTGCTGCAATTACCGCTTTCAAAATCCACTTCATTCAAACCGATATTACATCGACACTTACACCTGTAGATATTTTGGTGCTTTATAATGTGTATACGAAATACTAA